The Streptomyces sp. NBC_01363 region TCGCCTGGGTACTCCTGGCCGTCGCCGGTATCGGCGCCGTCGGCGCGGGCGCGGCCGGTCTCTGGGTGGCCCGTACCGGCCTGCGCCCTGTCGACGAGCTCACCGAGGCCGTCGAGCACGTCGCCCGTACCGAGGACCTCACCGTCCGCATCCCGGTCGACGGCGAGGACGAGATCGCCCGGCTGTCCCGCTCCTTCAACTCGATGACCGAGTCCCTGGCCAGCTCCCGCGACCGCCAGTCCCAGCTGATCGCGGACGCGGGCCACGAGCTGCGGACGCCGCTGACGTCCCTGCGCACCAACATCGAGCTCCTCGCCCGCAGCGACGACACCGGCCGCGCCATCCCGCCCGACGACCGCAGGGCCCTGATGACGTCGGTCAAGGCACAGATGACCGAGCTGGCCTCGCTCATCGGCGACCTCCAGGAACTGGCCCGCCCCGACGCCCCCGGCCCCGGCCCGCTCCAGGTCGTCGCGCTGCACGACATCGCGGACACGGCCCTGGAACGCGCCCGGCTGCGCGGACCCGAACTGACCATCAGGGCGGACCTGACCTCTTGGTACGTACGGGCCGAGCCCTCCGCGCTGGAACGGGCGGTGGTCAACGTCCTGGACAACGCGGTCAAGTTCAGCCCGCCCCACGGCACGATCGAGATCGCCCTGCGCGACGGCGAACTGACCGTACGGGACCAGGGACCCGGCATCCCCGCCGACGAACTCCCCCACGTCTTCGAACGCTTCTGGCGCTCCCCCTCCGCCCGCCAGCTCCCCGGCTCGGGCCTGGGGCTGTCGATCGTCGCCCGCACGGTCCAGCAGTCGGGCGGCGAGATCACCCTGCGCCCGGCGGCGGACGGTCCGGGCACGGTCGCCTCGATCCGGCTGCCGGGAGCACCGCAGCCGCCGCCGGGGCTGTGAGCGCGGGGCCTCAGACCCCTGGATTGTGCCGGATCAGCGACTCCACCAGGCCCGACCGGGTGGCGGGAAAGTCCAGCGGGACGATGCCGAGGCCGGTCCAGCCGGCTGCCTCCGAGCCGTCCAGGAACGACTGCACCTGCGGGTTGAGCCGGTCCGCGTTCCAGCGCGGCGGCATCAGGGCGGCCGTGCTGACGTAGTTCATGTACAGCTTCCCGGGCTGCTGGGCGGCCTTGCGGAACTGGGCCTCGATCTTCGGGTACTTGGCGAACGGCTCCGCCATGTAGTCGTCCTGGATGTCGAAGAGCTCCGAGTCGGCGTACCGGACACCGGGCAGCCCACCGTTGTCGGCCAGCAGCACGACCTTGCCCCGCGCCTCACCCAGCGAGGGCAGTGCCGAATCGATACGGAACAGCGGCCGCCAGCCCCGGTTGTCGAGGTAGTCGTCGAAGACCGCTCGGAACGCCGCGTCGCTCTCCTCCGAGTACTCCTGCTTGACCCGCATCAGCACGGCCTCGGTGGGGTGGGCCGCCAGGAAGTCCCAGCAGGCACCCAGCACATCGCCGAACATCAGATTCTGATACGAGGCCCCGTGGTGGATCGCGAACGAGCCACCGGTGATCCGGCACCGCACGTCGAGGAAGCGGATGCCGCTGTTCAACTGCTCGGCGATCGTGGTGTTCTGGCACTCGGTCCACGGGCCGCCGTAGCGGGCGCCGGAGTCGTGCGAGCCGGGGATCGTGAGGCGTTGCAGCGCGGTGGCGTCGGGGATGGCGCCCATCCAGTCCTGGGTGGTGCGGACTTGGCGGGCCTCGGCACCGGCGGGGCCCGCGCCGATCAGGACGGTGGCGGTGGCGGCGAGTGCGCCGGCCAGGAAGTTCCGGCGAGTGGCGGTGTACGGGCTCATGCGGGGGTTGCCTCCGTCTGCCGTGGGGGTCAGCCGTCAGATTATGGCGGGTGCACGTCACTTCGGGAACAGCGCCGCGTCGCGGAGGCGGTGCCGCGTCACGGAGGCGGTGCCGCGTCACGGAGGCGGTGCCGCCTCGCGGGCTCAGGCCGAACCCGTGAGCAGGTCCAGCCCCAGCGGGGTGCAGGAGTGCCAGACCGCCTTGCCCTCGCGCTGGGTGACGATGAGTCGTGCGTCCCGGAGCGCCTTCGCGTGTTCGGAGGCCGACGACTTGCTGATGTCCAGTTCCCGGGCGATGTCCGTGGTGGTGAGCTGTTGGGTGAGCAGGCCGAGAGCCGCGGCCCTGGTCCGTCCCAGCAGGGCGTTCAGCGGATGGTCCTCGCCGTCGCGGGCGCCCAGCAGCGGCAGCGGTGTCAGCGCCGGGTAGATGAAGACGCTCGGGGCGTCGTCGTGCACAGCCATCAGGGGCGGGCCGTCCCACACGGCGGACGGCAGCAGCACCAGGCCATGTCCGGTCAGGGTGACCTCGGCCTCCTTGGCGCAGTCGAGGACCAGGGTCGTCCCGTGCCAGCGGCCACCAGGGGTGAGACCGGCCAGCGTCGCGCGCATCCCGTGTTCGGCGAGCTGCCGGGTACGCCAGGCGCGCTCGGCGTCGAAGCCCGACCGGATACGGCTCCAGGACGGGGCCACGAGGCCCGTGTACGCCGACCGGAGCGACTGCTCCAGCTCCTGCCAGACGGCCGTGTCCCGGTCCGCCAGCCCGCGAAGCCACGGGGTGACCGGACGGCTCGTCCGGCAGACCCTGTCCAGTTCGCCACGGACGGTGTCCGTGGGGGCCGACAGAACCGCGTCCAGGCCGTCCTCCAGTCCTCGGCTCACCGGATCGAGGAACATCGGCCCCGTCGCCGTCGGCGGCACCAGCTCCAGCAGCCTGCGCGCCTCGCGCGGAAAGCCCGCCCGGACCGTGCGCTGCCACCGTCCGAAGACCGGCGAGACCTCCCGCTGAGCCATCGCGGCCACCAGGACCAGCTCCATCAGCGGCGCAGGCCCGGTCGCGAACGTCACCCCCAACAGGTCCTCGGGCGTGAATCGCACACTGAGCATCCGTCCCCCCTCTTTCCGGCGCCGGGCCGCTCCCGGTGTCGCCCCATGGTTCGGCCAGAACCGAATAGATCGCCGTCCTCCGGCCCGGTCCCGACCATGGGACACGCAACGCATTCGAGGGTGGCCTCGGCCCTCCTCGGGCGGAAGCACCAATTCGGCCCCGTGCGAACCGCTCGCACCGGGCCGGGCCCGGACCGACGGGGGTGGGCTCCCGCAGCCGTCCAGGCGGCTGCGGGAGCCGAGTGTCCGGGCAGTCCATCCGCACGCACGAGAACCACAGGAATCACAGGAGTCACAGATGAACCTGTTACGAACCTTCTCCCTGAAGCGGACGACCCTGGCGGCCACTGCCGTGGCCGCGGTCGGCGCCGTCACGCTCGGGCTCGCTCCGGCGGCCAGTGCGTCATCGGAGAACGTCGACATCTGGCCGTCGTTCTGGCAGCCCTGCGGCACCTATATGTGCCTCTACTACAGCCCCAACCTCACCAATGCGAGCTGGACACCGACCCGGACGTCCGACGCAGACCTCGCCGGGAACAAGTTCGCCAACCACGGCACGGGCTCGGCCGGCGCCGGGCAGGTGGTGCGCGACAACGCGGCCTCCATGGGCAACAACACCACCAACTGCCACGTCACGGTCTTCTCCAAGACCGACTTCCACGGCAACACCAACTGGCTCCGGGCCGGACACGCGGGGAACCTGAAGGACCTCCGTAACGACAACGCCTCGATCCGGGTGGACGGCTGCGCCTGAGCCGGCCCGCCCCGCACAACCGCCCGCCCCGCACCTCACACGCAGTGCGGGGCGGACGACCCCGGCCGGACGGCCACCAGAGCGGACAGAACGAGGAGTTGATCGTGACAGCACCACGCGTGTACACGGAACGGGCCGCGTTCCGGCTCCGTACGGCATGGCTCGCCGTACTGTCCGCCGCCGCACTCGCCACCCCGTTCCTCGTCTCCGCCTGCGGCGGCGGACCGCCGGGCACACCGGCCGTCCGACCGCCCGTCGCCACGCCCGCACCGACCACCACGGTGGGCCTCCGCCTGCCGCTGAACGTGTACCTGCCGACACCCGGGGAACAGGCCACCGGCGAGTACCTCGTCTACCGCGTGCAGCAGCACTGCATGCGCGGCTACGGCTTCCGCTACCTGCCCCACCTGTCGTCGGACTACATCGGCACCACGGTCGCGACCTGGCGTGAGTACGAGTCGCGCCGCTACGGAATCAGCGAGCGGACCATCGCCGCACGGCGCGGATACCACCTCGGCGAGGAGCCTTCCGGAACCCGTGCCCCACAGGTCTCCACCGCCCTTTCGGTCCCGGAACGCGAAGTGCTGTCGGGCCGTGCACCCGACGGACGGAGGATGACAACACCCGTACAGGACAAGGACGTTCCCGACGGCGGATGCGCCGGCCTGGCCGAGCGCACCGTGCACGGGGACCGAACGGCAAAGGCCCAGCGGGGCTACGACCTGGTCGCCCGGCTGCGCGGCGAGGCGTTCGACCGCTCGCGCTCCGACCCCCGCGTCGCGGCGGTGAACCGGAAGTGGTCCTCCTGCATGCGGGGCAAGGGGTTCACCTACCGCGACCCCGACGCGGCGATCGAGGACCCGCGCTGGAACCTGCTGAGCGCCCGGCCGAGCCGAGCGGAGGTCGCCGTCGCGACCGCCGACATCGCCTGCAAGCTGCGGACCAATCTGCTGGGGGTGAACTTCGCTGTCGAGGCGGAGTACGAGAACGCCGCCATCGCCGCACACCCGCAGGAGCTGGCGGAGGTCCGCACCCACAAGGCCGCCGGGACCGAACGGCTCCCCGACCTGATGCGCAGGTACGACCGGGCCCCGCGGCCCTTGTGATCAGAGGGCGATCAACCCGGCCGCCGTCTCCTCGAAGCCGCAGGCATCGAGGTAGAACGGACGCAGGTGCGCCTCGAAGTCGACGTGCAGCCACTCGCACCGCGCGGCACGGGCTTCCTCGGCGCCCTTCGCCACGAGCGCGGCGCCGACCCCTCTCCCCCGGCCGTGCCCGGCGACGACCGTGTCCAGGAGGAAGGCATGGGCCCCGCCGTCCCAGACGACGTTGACGAACCCGATCAGGCCGCCGTCCTCCCACGCGCAGACCCAGCCCAGGCTGTGCCGCTCAAGTTGTGCCCGCCAGTCGGTCCCGGCGACCGGGTGACCGAAGCCCTCGGCGTGCAGTGCGTTGAGGGAGGCGTTGTCGAAGTCGCCGCACCACTCGTACGTGATGGTCACGCCTCGATCGTAGGTGCCGCGGCTTCCCGTACAGCAAGACGGTCCGGGCCACGCACGCGAAGGGCGGTGGGCCCGCCGACCCACCGAGCGGGCACCGGAGTCGTGTGAGCCGGGGATCGTGAGGCGTCGCAGCGCGGTGGCGTCGGAGATGGGTAGCGGCGATCGCAGTGCTCCTCCCGGTCTGCCCCACAGCTCGGACGCACTGGTACTTGCTCACTGGCAGGCCAGCTCGCGCAGCTCCCAGAATTCACTCACTTCCAGGGGCACTTCCCCTACCAGCACCCCTGCCACCGGAGCGTCCGGTACGCTCCTGAACTCGATCAGCGCCGCCATGGGACTGAGTCCGCGCTCGTAAGCATCGTGCAGCCAGACGAGACCGGTGCACTCAACGGAAGTGTCCACCGAACCAATCCTGCCAGGGCGAA contains the following coding sequences:
- a CDS encoding HAMP domain-containing sensor histidine kinase translates to MTGTLHRLRALPLRSRLALLVATAVAVAVAAVAAACWFVTKVQLENQMDASLRNVSVSEVYMQQLFVACTHPDRATVPPVGGTYTVQLVTVSGSTCTSAGASPIGVTAADIAVAAGVRDNALHTASTKSGKKMRVYTYAYETRNPAPGLVPGSFAVSVARPMSEIDDPLSTLAWVLLAVAGIGAVGAGAAGLWVARTGLRPVDELTEAVEHVARTEDLTVRIPVDGEDEIARLSRSFNSMTESLASSRDRQSQLIADAGHELRTPLTSLRTNIELLARSDDTGRAIPPDDRRALMTSVKAQMTELASLIGDLQELARPDAPGPGPLQVVALHDIADTALERARLRGPELTIRADLTSWYVRAEPSALERAVVNVLDNAVKFSPPHGTIEIALRDGELTVRDQGPGIPADELPHVFERFWRSPSARQLPGSGLGLSIVARTVQQSGGEITLRPAADGPGTVASIRLPGAPQPPPGL
- a CDS encoding phosphatidylinositol-specific phospholipase C, which translates into the protein MSPYTATRRNFLAGALAATATVLIGAGPAGAEARQVRTTQDWMGAIPDATALQRLTIPGSHDSGARYGGPWTECQNTTIAEQLNSGIRFLDVRCRITGGSFAIHHGASYQNLMFGDVLGACWDFLAAHPTEAVLMRVKQEYSEESDAAFRAVFDDYLDNRGWRPLFRIDSALPSLGEARGKVVLLADNGGLPGVRYADSELFDIQDDYMAEPFAKYPKIEAQFRKAAQQPGKLYMNYVSTAALMPPRWNADRLNPQVQSFLDGSEAAGWTGLGIVPLDFPATRSGLVESLIRHNPGV
- a CDS encoding helix-turn-helix transcriptional regulator, translated to MLSVRFTPEDLLGVTFATGPAPLMELVLVAAMAQREVSPVFGRWQRTVRAGFPREARRLLELVPPTATGPMFLDPVSRGLEDGLDAVLSAPTDTVRGELDRVCRTSRPVTPWLRGLADRDTAVWQELEQSLRSAYTGLVAPSWSRIRSGFDAERAWRTRQLAEHGMRATLAGLTPGGRWHGTTLVLDCAKEAEVTLTGHGLVLLPSAVWDGPPLMAVHDDAPSVFIYPALTPLPLLGARDGEDHPLNALLGRTRAAALGLLTQQLTTTDIARELDISKSSASEHAKALRDARLIVTQREGKAVWHSCTPLGLDLLTGSA
- a CDS encoding GNAT family N-acetyltransferase; translation: MTITYEWCGDFDNASLNALHAEGFGHPVAGTDWRAQLERHSLGWVCAWEDGGLIGFVNVVWDGGAHAFLLDTVVAGHGRGRGVGAALVAKGAEEARAARCEWLHVDFEAHLRPFYLDACGFEETAAGLIAL